From Carassius auratus strain Wakin chromosome 10, ASM336829v1, whole genome shotgun sequence, a single genomic window includes:
- the prr11 gene encoding proline-rich protein 11, with the protein MLGCRGLGSAFQRRRMGNGSSRPWAKKSKMPLGTPAISTALSPENQSKVETIEETSVQATKQLFSSLSFGALFSAVGRVMQKCRRTINQICSGLLNAVFLWRGYSERVESLHQKVEELQREIALLHSTLKLYREAKTVGGQCEMPDGVQLSPPAPPPPPPLPPPQILLTLAAPMMTSLPPKPRQTSSLKEKQNGLTAVTLRDLQAVQLRKVTVGQKTQVSPQRRRSPVVTLADLQKVRLRRSNPDIPLKSRSSLCRTVCRTPTKNPVNLRVQLRKVNLMRSPGGTPLCNKEKDVMDSSLDPSMTRGLGNQYLSALTKGLSPLKAV; encoded by the exons ATGCTTGGATGCAGG GGTCTCGGCAGTGCCTTTCAGCGGCGGAGGATGGGAAATGGCAGCAGTCGACCCTGGGCTAAAAAGAGCAAGATGCCACTCGGGACTCCTGCCATATCAACGGCCTTATC TCCAGAAAACCAATCAAAGGTGGAAACTATAGAGGAGACAAGTGTTCAAGCCACTAAACAGCTGTTTTCATCACTAAGTTTTGGAGCTCTGTTTTCTGCTGTCGGACGTGTGATGCAAAAATGCAGAAGGACAATTAATCAA ATCTGTTCTGGTCTTCTGAATGCCGTATTTCTCTGGAGAGGCTATTCAGAAAGAGTGGAGTCCCTTCACCAAAAAGTAGAGGAGCTGCAAAGAGAAATAGCACTATTGCATTCCACTTTAAAG CTGTACAGAGAGGCCAAGACTGTGGGTGGTCAATGTGAAATGCCTGATGGTGTTCAGCTCTCTCCACCTGcgccaccaccaccacctcctcttcctcctcctcagatTCTGTTGACACTTGCTGCTCCGATGATGACCTCACTTCCCCCAAAACCTAGACAAACTAGCTCTCTGAAG GAGAAGCAAAATGGCCTTACTGCTGTGACTCTTCGAGATCTTCAAGCAGTACAACTAAGGAAAGTGACTGTAGGCCAAAAAACGCAA GTGTCTCCACAGAGAAGAAGATCACCAGTGGTCACACTCGCAGACTTGCAGAAAGTCCGTTTACGACGCTCTAATCCTGACATCCCCTTGAAGTCTAGATCAAGCCTTTGCAG GACTGTCTGTAGGACACCAACCAAAAATCCCGTGAATCTTCGGGTGCAGCTTAGAAAAGTGAACTTAATGAG GAGTCCTGGCGGCACACCACTGTGTAACAAAGAGAAGGATGTGATGGATTCAAGCCTGGATCCAAGCATGACCAGAGGTTTAGGAAACCAGTACCTG AGTGCTTTAACAAAAGGACTATCACCACTCAAGGCTGTCTAA
- the LOC113110052 gene encoding protein SMG8-like produces MAVPVNIGELLQSEIIEDTVDKDEGVCILGIFGKSAMQPGSFKDSLINTLADKHVFSFFGSDDTDSSCGGTSIHAYYNQENRVLYLVLTSVFDNRQLIRACESLTAGLGHAEAHEFWKTAEKDHCLQLLYLFSLCHVLLLVHPTCSFDVTYDKMFRALDALRQKALPLLRAAIKDSPVSKEWKLNCRPCPPRLLFVFQMNGALRVASSGTAGNGTDGSGGDKPKKHSPRRRLQHALEDQIYRIFRKSRVLTNQSSNCLFTVPANQAFVYVVPGPDEDPIGSLLGHLRSNCVLRESEGGTPVPRQRRYQQMRHSNRQPSFNVESSLSSGGQLVDCTLKEFLWQHVDLVLTKKGFDDSVGRNPQPSHFELPTYSKWVHVAHRLYQVMIENGEDDAAEISLKVQGQLKVLEGFLDADAKFSENRCQKALPVAHSAYQSNLPHNYTTTVHKNQLAQALRVYSQHARGVAFQRYALQLHEDCYKFWSNGHQLCEERSLTDQHCVHKFHLLPKSGEKPEMDHNPPILYHNSRGRSTSSCNCGRKQSPREDPFDIQAANYDFYQMLEEKCCGKLERINFPVFQASTPDPAPASDEVPRPGEVPPSGEADRLKEKETSTHTPGDSTSLSLALSLGQSTDSLGTYGDGAEGQEKRPSLVDRQPSTVEYLPGMLHSGCPKGLLPKFSSWSLVKLGPAKAYNSLSGLEQPGFLPGSAFLLPWDVVIRSRSEEDVGSLEPLDGGPTSWPAPNKASIGKRGSAGGIGRGRRRDDVARAFVGFEYEDSRGRRFLSSGPDKVVKVLGQGGPKEPATRCLNSDMPIYIPSPAQGRGIKPHYAQLARLFIVVPDAPLEIVLNPQVQPGPPPCPIFHPEQPEVVLPPDGLWVLRFPYAYVTDRGPCYPPKENQPLANFRVLRGILHANTTSSTPQ; encoded by the exons ATGGCGGTGCCCGTGAATATCGGAGAACTGCTACAATCAGAAATTATAGAAGACACCGTGGACAAAGATGAGGGCGTTTGCATATTAGGCATATTTGGGAAAAGCGCAATGCAACCGGGATCATTCAAAGACTCTCTCATAAACACCTTAGCGGATAAACACGTCTTCTCTTTCTTCGGGAGCGACGACACTGACAGCTCGTGCGGGGGAACATCCATTCATGCATATTATAATCAAGAAAACCGCGTGCTGTATCTCGTATTAACATCAGTTTTTGACAACCGCCAGCTTATTCGCGCGTGCGAGTCTTTGACGGCGGGTTTGGGTCACGCAGAAGCGCATGAGTTTTGGAAAACAGCAGAGAAAGACCACTGTTTGCAGCTGCTGTATCTCTTTTCGCTGTGCCATGTTCTTCTGCTGGTTCATCCCACATGTTCGTTCGACGTCACTTACGATAAAATGTTTCGCGCTTTGGACGCGCTACGTCAGAAAGCGCTCCCGCTGTTGCGCGCCGCGATTAAAGACTCGCCAGTGTCTAAAGAATGGAAGTTAAACTGTCGGCCGTGCCCTCCACGTCTGCTGTTCGTGTTCCAGATGAACGGAGCGCTCAGAGTGGCCTCCTCTGGCACTGCTGGGAATGGGACTGATGGCTCTGGAGGGGATAAACCCAAAAAACACTCCCCAAGAAGGAGACTGCAGCATGCTTTGGAAGATCAGATATATAGGATATTCCGGAAAAGTCGTGTATTGACCAATCAGAGTAGTAATTGTCTCTTTACAGTCCCTGCTAATCAAGCTTTTGTATATGTAGTGCCAGGACCAGACGAGGACCCCATCGGCTCTCTTCTGGGGCACCTGCGGTCCAACTGTGTCCTTCGAGAAAGTGAAGGAGGCACGCCTGTGCCCAGGCAAAGGCGGTACCAACAGATGAGACACTCCAATAGACAACCCTCTTTCAATGTAGAAAGCAGTCTTTCTTCAGGAGGACAGCTGGTGGACTGCACTTTAAAAGAGTTCCTTTGGCAGCATGTCGATCTCGTATTGACCAAGAAAGGTTTTGATGACAGTGTAGGTCGCAATCCGCAGCCATCACACTTCGAGTTGCCTACTTATTCCAAATGGGTGCATGTCGCGCACAGACTTTATCAGGTCATGATAGAGAACGGTGAGGATGATGCAGCCGAGATCTCCCTCAAGGTGCAGGGTCAGCTCAAAGTGTTAGAGGGGTTCCTTGACGCAGATGCGAAGTTCTCGGAAAACAGGTGTCAGAAAGCCTTGCCAGTGGCTCACAGTGCGTACCAGTCAAATCTTCCCCATAATTACACCACCACAGTGCACAAGAATCAACTGGCCCAGGCTCTAAGGGTGTACAGCCAGCATGCGAGGGGAGTCGCCTTTCAAAGATACGCCTTACAGCTCCACGAGGATTGCTACAAGTTCTGGAGTAACGGGCATCAGCTCTGTGAGGAGCGCAGCCTTACGGATCAGCACTGCGTGCATAAGTTTCATCTGCTGCCAAAGTCAG GAGAGAAGCCGGAAATGGACCACAACCCACCTATTCTATACCACAATAGTAGAGGCCGCTCTACAAGTTCCTGTAACTGTGGTCGGAAGCAGTCTCCAAGAGAAGATCCATTTGACATCCAAGCTGCCAACTATGACTTCTATCAA ATGCTTGAGGAGAAGTGCTGTGGGAAGTTGGAGAGGATCAATTTCCCAGTGTTCCAAGCAAGCACCCCCGACCCTGCTCCTGCTAGTGATGAGGTGCCCAGACCTGGAGAGGTACCTCCATCAGGTGAAGCTGACCGTCTAAAGGAGAAAGAGACTAGCACTCACACACCTGGTGATAGCACAAGTCTGAGTCTAGCTCTTAGCTTGGGCCAGTCAACTGACAGCCTTGGAACATATGGGGATGGAGCAGAAGGACAAGAGAAGAGGCCAAGCTTGGTGGACAGACAGCCCTCCACAGTGGAGTATCTTCCCGGGATGCTTCATTCTGGATGCCCGAAGGGACTGTTGCCCAAGTTCTCGAGTTGGTCTCTTGTTAAACTTGGTCCAGCTAAGGCCTACAACAGCCTCTCTGGTTTAGAGCAACCTGGATTCCTCCCAGGCTCCGCTTTCCTCTTGCCCTGGGATGTTGTCATTCGGAGCCGATCTGAGGAAGATGTTGGATCGCTTGAGCCTCTGGATGGAGGCCCAACCTCCTGGCCAGCTCCGAATAAAGCATCCATTGGAAAGCGAGGCAGCGCTGGAGGAATCGGACGAGGGCGCAGACGGGATGATGTAGCTCGTGCTTTCGTTGGTTTCGAGTATGAGGACAGCAGAGGGCGCCGCTTCCTTAGTTCTGGCCCTGATAAAGTAGTCAAAGTGCTTGGGCAAGGTGGACCAAAGGAGCCAGCAACTAGATGCTTGAATTCTGATATGCCTATATACATTCCCTCTCCAGCTCAAGGACGAGGGATAAAGCCACATTACGCTCAACTGGCTCGTCTTTTCATCGTTGTCCCTGATGCTCCTCTTGAGATTGTCCTAAACCCACAG GTCCAGCCAGGTCCCCCTCCTTGTCCTATCTTCCATCCGGAGCAGCCTGAGGTGGTGCTGCCCCCTGATGGACTCTGGGTATTACGCTTCCCTTATGCCTACGTGACAGACCGTGGACCATGCTACCCTCCCAAGGAGAACCAGCCACTGGCAAACTTCAGGGTGCTGAGA
- the LOC113110057 gene encoding rhomboid domain-containing protein 2 → MHSTLKNWKKSFADFAPDIELTCGVVIVIVLSCIFSVIPYYFNISEHFFSLESNAVISGHVYKLFTYFLYHKNMMLLILSGVLMAFPCSGLERGIGTVRFLYRSLLLSSICGLLHVLLESLLFSPSSRSSVNGLVPLALSVLGMITINSAMRKAYIMGVSVPSASLPWIILIILTLFFPNAFFLCNVLAIITGMLHGMGWFSLLEMSESRASVLEKKFPFRLLKHIPGVQFILASTEECKKPLDLTDVPPGSYPVQAYAPVNPTNGQVLGSLPNTVDGWPVSLYPQQQYTFTSPYTKVSIGHNLGHGHHHGHSHHTGSPWMPMSPYAQHQFRPPVNLTDQPFIKLPQPGVPFTPPISQPETGVPAFPTTHSGPPVSLSF, encoded by the exons ATGCATAGCACTTTGAAAAACTGGAAGAAGTCGTTTGCAGATTTTGCACCGGATATAGAGCTGACCTGTGGAGTAGTGATTGTGATCGTGCTGTCGTGTATTTTTAGTGTCATACCATATTACTTCAATATTTCAGAGCACTTTTTCAGTCTGGAGTCCAATGCTGTCATCAGCGGCCATG TCTACAAACTCTTCACCTATTTCCTCTACCACAAGAATATGATGCTTTTGATCCTAAGTGGCGTCCTGATGGCGTTTCCCTGTAGTGGGCTGGAGCGAGGGATTGGAACGGTCAGATTCCTCTACCGGTCACTGCTGCTGTCGTCCATCTGTGGACTCTTACATGTGCTGCTGGAGTCACTGCTGTTCTCCCCGTCCAGTAGGAGCTCAGTAAATGGGCTTGTCCCATTGGCCCTGTCTGTCCTGGGAATGATAACCATCAATTCTGCTATGCGGAAGGCGTATATCATGGGCGTCAGTGTGCCTTCTGCGTCCCTCCCCTGGATTATTCTAATAATTCTAACCCTGTTCTTTCCAAACGCTTTTTTCCTTTGCAACGTCCTGGCCATCATTACAGGAATGTTAC ATGGAATGGGATGGTTTTCATTATTAGAGATGTCAGAATCTAGAGCTTCCGTCTTGGAGAAGAAGTTCCCTTTTCGCTTGCTAAAACATATACCTGGTGTCCAGTTCATTCTTGCATCGACAGAAGAGTGCAAGAAGCCACTTGACCTCAC AGACGTTCCACCAGGGTCATACCCCGTCCAGGCCTACGCTCCAGTAAATCCCACCAATGGTCAAGTTCTAGGAAGTCTGCCCAACACAGTCGATGGTTGGCCCGTCTCACTGTATCCTCAGCAGCAATACACATTTACTTCACCTTACACTAAAGTCAGCATTGGTCACAATCTTGGACATGGACATCATCATGGGCACAGCCATCACACAGGCAGCCCGTGGATGCCAATGTCCCCATATGCTCAGCATCAGTTCAGGCCACCAGTCAACCTGACAGATCAGCCCTTCATTAAACTACCTCAGCCAGGAGTGCCATTCACTCCTCCAATCTCACAGCCAGAGACTGGAGTACCTGCCTTTCCCACAACTCACTCCGGACCCCCTGTGTCATTGTCATTCTAG
- the pora gene encoding NADPH--cytochrome P450 reductase isoform X1, with translation MEDGESQLLSDEEQTPEPFLSSLDIFLFSLIAGLLIYWFFFRKKPEPVPEIKPFTPVTPQIRETSFIEKMKKTNRNIVVFYGSQTGTAEEFANRLAKDAQRYGMKGMAADPEEYDMSELSRLKEIPNSMAVFCMATYGEGDPTDNAQEFYDWMQGTDDDLEGVNFAVFALGNKTYEHFNATGKYTDKRLAELGGNRVFDLGLGDDDSNLEDDFISWKEQFWPAVCEFFGVEATGEDSSIRQFELVVHNDINMNEVYTGEMGRLKSFQTQKPPFDSKNPFLATVTGNRRLNEGGNRHLMHIELDITDSKIRYDSGDHVAVYPTNDAAVVNRIGERLGVDLDTVISLKNLDEESNKKHPFPCPTTYRTALTHYLDINNTPRTNVLYELAQYASDPQEQENMRKMASASTEGKALYQSWVLDSQRNILAILEDLPSLNPPIDHLCELLPRLQARYYSIASSSKVYPTSIHICAVVIEYATKTERVFKGVATNWLKNKEVTDNGHKHTVPMYVRRSQFRLPFKPSNPVIMIGPGTGIAPFMGFIQERAWQKEQGKEVGETILYFGCRHKNEDFLYRQELEEFEREGVLTQLNVAFSRDQEHKIYVQHLLKKNKEQLWKLIHSNNAHIYVCGDARNMARDVHTAFYDIAEEVGGLTHTQAVDYFKKLMTKGRYSQDVWS, from the exons ATGGAGGACGGAGAATCGCAGCTGCTCTCTGATGAGGAGCAGACTCCAGAGCCTTTCCTCAGCTCTCTGGACATCTTCCTTTTCTCTCTAATCGCAGGACTGCTTATCTACTGGTTCTTCTTCCGAAAAAAACCAGAGCCTGTTCCAGAGATCAAGCCATTCACTCCAGT AACACCACAAATACGTGAGACCAGCTTTATTGAGAAAATGAAGAAAACG AACCGAAACATTGTGGTGTTTTATGGATCCCAAACAGGGACTGCTGAGGAATTTGCTAACAGGCTGGCAAAAGATGCCCAACGCTACGGCATGAAAGGCATGGCCGCGGACCCAGAGGAGTATGACATG TCCGAGCTTTCAAGACTGAAAGAGATTCCTAATTCTATGGCTGTGTTCTGCATGGCAACCTATGGAGAAGGAGACCCCACAGACAACGCCCAGGAGTTCTACGACTGGATGCAAGGGACTGATGATGATCTAGAGGGGGTCAATTTTGCT GTGTTTGCTTTAGGAAATAAAACATATGAGCACTTCAATGCCACAGGCAAGTATACAGACAAGAGGCTTGCTGAACTGGGGGGAAACAGGGTCTTTGACCTGGGCCTCGGGGATGATGACAGCAA CTTGGAAGATGATTTTATCTCTTGGAAAGAACAGTTTTGGCCTGCAGTTTGCGAGTTCTTTGGTGTGGAGGCCACGGGAGAAGACagcag CATTCGGCAGTTTGAACTGGTGGTTCATAATGACATCAATATGAATGAAGTGTACACCGGAGAGATGGGGCGGCTCAAAAGCTTTCAGACACAGAAACC ACCGTTTGATTCAAAGAATCCTTTCCTTGCAACTGTTACTGGGAATCGTAGACTGAATGAAGGAGGAAATCGACACCTGATGCACATTGAGTTAGATATCACAGACTCTAAAATCAG ATATGATTCTGGAGATCATGTTGCTGTTTACCCCACAAATGATGCAGCGGTGGTCAACAGAATAGGAGAGAGACTTGGAGTAGATCTTGATACTGTAATCTCGCTTAAAAATCTGGATG AGGAATCCAATAAAAAGCACCCGTTTCCCTGTCCAACCACATACCGCACGGCACTGACTCATTACCTTGACATCAACAACACGCCTCGCACAAACGTGCTGTATGAGCTAGCGCAGTACGCCTCTGATCCGCAAGAGCAAGAAAACATGCGCAAGATGGCATCTGCTTCAACTGAAGGAAAG GCTTTGTACCAGAGTTGGGTTTTGGATTCTCAGAGGAACATACTAGCTATTCTAGAGGATCTACCTTCCCTGAATCCTCCTATAGATCACCTGTGTGAGCTCCTTCCTCGACTTCAGGCTCGATACTATTCCATTGCCTCTTCCAGCAAG GTCTATCCAACCTCTATCCACATTTGTGCTGTGGTGATAGAGTACGCCACCAAGACAGAAAGAGTCTTCAAGGGTGTGGCCACCAACTGGCTTAAGAACAAAGAAGTGACCGATAACGGCCATAAGCACACCGTTCCCATGTATGTTAGAAGATCTCAATTCCGCCTGCCGTTCAAACCCAGTAACCCTGTAATCATGATCGGGCCTGGTACTGGCATCGCCCCCTTCATGGGCTTCATCCAAGAGAGAGCATGGCAGAAGGAACAAG GCAAGGAAGTTGGTGAGACGATACTGTACTTTGGTTGTCGCCATAAGAACGAGGACTTCCTGTATCGGCAGGAACTGGAGGAGTTTGAGCGGGAAGGTGTTTTGACACAGCTTAACGTTGCCTTTTCCAGAGACCAGGAGCACAAG ATCTATGTGCAACATCTTCTGAAGAAAAACAAGGAGCAGTTGTGGAAGCTCATTCATTCAAATAATGCCCATATCTATGTTTGTGG AGATGCACGTAACATGGCTCGGGACGTGCACACGGCCTTCTATGATATCGCAGAGGAGGTGGGCGGCCTGACGCACACTCAAGCTGTGGACTATTTCAAGAAGCTGATGACCAAGGGCCGGTACTCGCAGGATGTTTGGAGCTAA
- the pora gene encoding NADPH--cytochrome P450 reductase isoform X2: MPRVFSPVMGCMFSLPQDRLAAAERTPQIRETSFIEKMKKTNRNIVVFYGSQTGTAEEFANRLAKDAQRYGMKGMAADPEEYDMSELSRLKEIPNSMAVFCMATYGEGDPTDNAQEFYDWMQGTDDDLEGVNFAVFALGNKTYEHFNATGKYTDKRLAELGGNRVFDLGLGDDDSNLEDDFISWKEQFWPAVCEFFGVEATGEDSSIRQFELVVHNDINMNEVYTGEMGRLKSFQTQKPPFDSKNPFLATVTGNRRLNEGGNRHLMHIELDITDSKIRYDSGDHVAVYPTNDAAVVNRIGERLGVDLDTVISLKNLDEESNKKHPFPCPTTYRTALTHYLDINNTPRTNVLYELAQYASDPQEQENMRKMASASTEGKALYQSWVLDSQRNILAILEDLPSLNPPIDHLCELLPRLQARYYSIASSSKVYPTSIHICAVVIEYATKTERVFKGVATNWLKNKEVTDNGHKHTVPMYVRRSQFRLPFKPSNPVIMIGPGTGIAPFMGFIQERAWQKEQGKEVGETILYFGCRHKNEDFLYRQELEEFEREGVLTQLNVAFSRDQEHKIYVQHLLKKNKEQLWKLIHSNNAHIYVCGDARNMARDVHTAFYDIAEEVGGLTHTQAVDYFKKLMTKGRYSQDVWS, encoded by the exons ATGCCGAGGGTCTTTTCCCCAGTCATGGGATGCATGTTTTCTTTGCCTCAGGACAGACTGGCTGCTGCGGAGAG AACACCACAAATACGTGAGACCAGCTTTATTGAGAAAATGAAGAAAACG AACCGAAACATTGTGGTGTTTTATGGATCCCAAACAGGGACTGCTGAGGAATTTGCTAACAGGCTGGCAAAAGATGCCCAACGCTACGGCATGAAAGGCATGGCCGCGGACCCAGAGGAGTATGACATG TCCGAGCTTTCAAGACTGAAAGAGATTCCTAATTCTATGGCTGTGTTCTGCATGGCAACCTATGGAGAAGGAGACCCCACAGACAACGCCCAGGAGTTCTACGACTGGATGCAAGGGACTGATGATGATCTAGAGGGGGTCAATTTTGCT GTGTTTGCTTTAGGAAATAAAACATATGAGCACTTCAATGCCACAGGCAAGTATACAGACAAGAGGCTTGCTGAACTGGGGGGAAACAGGGTCTTTGACCTGGGCCTCGGGGATGATGACAGCAA CTTGGAAGATGATTTTATCTCTTGGAAAGAACAGTTTTGGCCTGCAGTTTGCGAGTTCTTTGGTGTGGAGGCCACGGGAGAAGACagcag CATTCGGCAGTTTGAACTGGTGGTTCATAATGACATCAATATGAATGAAGTGTACACCGGAGAGATGGGGCGGCTCAAAAGCTTTCAGACACAGAAACC ACCGTTTGATTCAAAGAATCCTTTCCTTGCAACTGTTACTGGGAATCGTAGACTGAATGAAGGAGGAAATCGACACCTGATGCACATTGAGTTAGATATCACAGACTCTAAAATCAG ATATGATTCTGGAGATCATGTTGCTGTTTACCCCACAAATGATGCAGCGGTGGTCAACAGAATAGGAGAGAGACTTGGAGTAGATCTTGATACTGTAATCTCGCTTAAAAATCTGGATG AGGAATCCAATAAAAAGCACCCGTTTCCCTGTCCAACCACATACCGCACGGCACTGACTCATTACCTTGACATCAACAACACGCCTCGCACAAACGTGCTGTATGAGCTAGCGCAGTACGCCTCTGATCCGCAAGAGCAAGAAAACATGCGCAAGATGGCATCTGCTTCAACTGAAGGAAAG GCTTTGTACCAGAGTTGGGTTTTGGATTCTCAGAGGAACATACTAGCTATTCTAGAGGATCTACCTTCCCTGAATCCTCCTATAGATCACCTGTGTGAGCTCCTTCCTCGACTTCAGGCTCGATACTATTCCATTGCCTCTTCCAGCAAG GTCTATCCAACCTCTATCCACATTTGTGCTGTGGTGATAGAGTACGCCACCAAGACAGAAAGAGTCTTCAAGGGTGTGGCCACCAACTGGCTTAAGAACAAAGAAGTGACCGATAACGGCCATAAGCACACCGTTCCCATGTATGTTAGAAGATCTCAATTCCGCCTGCCGTTCAAACCCAGTAACCCTGTAATCATGATCGGGCCTGGTACTGGCATCGCCCCCTTCATGGGCTTCATCCAAGAGAGAGCATGGCAGAAGGAACAAG GCAAGGAAGTTGGTGAGACGATACTGTACTTTGGTTGTCGCCATAAGAACGAGGACTTCCTGTATCGGCAGGAACTGGAGGAGTTTGAGCGGGAAGGTGTTTTGACACAGCTTAACGTTGCCTTTTCCAGAGACCAGGAGCACAAG ATCTATGTGCAACATCTTCTGAAGAAAAACAAGGAGCAGTTGTGGAAGCTCATTCATTCAAATAATGCCCATATCTATGTTTGTGG AGATGCACGTAACATGGCTCGGGACGTGCACACGGCCTTCTATGATATCGCAGAGGAGGTGGGCGGCCTGACGCACACTCAAGCTGTGGACTATTTCAAGAAGCTGATGACCAAGGGCCGGTACTCGCAGGATGTTTGGAGCTAA
- the LOC113110058 gene encoding transmembrane protein 120A: MLFNPTGLTECLQEWEDLEKDYQQVQETHRLYKQKLEEVSKLQDSCSSSIARQRKKIKDLNESLQECRAGVSPEDVNKIDEIQDFIKERSNVFFEMEAFLPKKNELYLSLVLGNVNVTLLNKQSKFAYKDEYEKFKLYLTVLLLLFSFTCRFLVTYRVLDALFNFLLVWYYCTLTIRESILINNGSKIKGWWVFQHYVSTFLSGVMLTWPDGELYQMFRNQFLSYSMYINFVQFLQYYYQSGCLYRLRALGERHNMDLTVEGFQSWMWRGLTFLLPFLFLGHFFQLYNGIKLFQMAQLPEWKEWQVLMCGSTFLVLFMGNFFTTLGVVYHKYMDQDKAKAL, encoded by the exons atgttatttaaccCGACTGGTTTGACCGAATGTTTACAAGAATGGGAGGATCTGGAAAAAGATTATCAACAAGTTCAG GAGACACATCGACTTTACAAACAAAAGCTGGAGGAGGTTTCGAAACTGCAGGATAGCTGTTCTTCTTCAATTGCAcggcagagaaaaaaaataaaggatctcAATGAATCCCTGCAGGA atGCAGAGCGGGAGTGAGTCCAGAAGATGTAAATAAAATAGACGAGATCCAAGATTTTATAAAGGAAAGATCAAATGTCTTCTTTGAGATGGAGGCCTTCCTTCCAAAGAAAAATGA GTTATACCTCAGTCTTGTTCTCGGAAATGTTAACGTTACACTCCTTAACAAACAGTCCAA GTTTGCCTATAAAGATGAGTATGAGAAGTTCAAACTATACTTGACTGTGCTGCTCTTGTTGTTCTCATTCACCTGTCGGTTTTTGGTCACCTACAG GGTTCTAGATGCACTTTTCAACTTCCTGTTGGTGTGGTATTACTGTACATTGACAATAAGAGAGAGCATCCTCATTAATAATGGCTCCAA GATCAAGGGCTGGTGGGTGTTTCAACACTATGTCTCAACGTTTCTCTCTGGAGTAATGCTGACCTG GCCAGATGGTGAACTCTACCAGATGTTCAGAAATCAGTTCCTGTCCTACTCCATGTATATAA ATTTTGTCCAGTTTCTCCAGTACTATTACCAGAGTGGCTGCTTATATAGACTCAGAGCTCTTGGAGAAAGACACAACATGGACCTCACAGTTG AGGGGTTTCAGTCCTGGATGTGGAGGGGTCTGACCTTTCTACTGCCTTTCCTTTTTTTAGGCCAT TTTTTCCAGCTCTATAATGGAATTAAACTCTTCCAAATGGCCCAGCTTCCAGAATGGAAAGAGTGGCAg GTTCTCATGTGCGGATCTACTTTCCTCGTTCTGTTCATGGGAAATTTCTTCACCACTCTTGGTGTTGTTTACCACAAATACATGGATCAGGACAAAGCCAAAGCTTTATAA